A window of Roseiflexus castenholzii DSM 13941 genomic DNA:
ATCCCAAACAATTGATTTTGAAAGGTAGCCACGAAGTATTCGAGATGGCGTTTCTCAACCCGCATCTTCGGCATTTGAAGGGAGAGTGGAAAAATATTGCTCAGAAACTTGTTCTTGACCCTACGAAGAATGCCACAAAGGATGCCGTTTCTGACGCTCTCAAGGTATTGCCCCTCGACTTTGCCCTTAACGTCGCCTCTAACGCATCTGATAACTGGGAGGCCTACAAGGGCGATCCGCAGCACTGGCAAAAGGCGGTAGTTGGCACCGCAATCGATGCAACCGTTGACACAGCATTGTCGGCGGCCGGGACAGTGGTCGGAACAGCGGTAGGCGGCGCAGTCGGTGGCGCGTTGCTCGGCGCGATCAGTGGCGGAACGTTAGCGCCGCTGGGCGTTGCCATTGGCGCGCGAGTGGGTGGATTCGCGGGCGGGTGGGCAGCAGAGAGGGTTAGCGAATGTCTAAAGGAGCAAGACTGGTACAAAGATCTGAAAAAAGTTGGCGTTCAGAAGGGTGCTGATTTCATCGATCAGAGCGTTCAGACAGCGCAACAGACGATGGAGTCAGTCGCACAAGAAGGTCAGCGGGTCCTGGAGCAGACCCAGGAAAAAGTGGCAGCAATCGCGGACAAAAGTCAACAGTTATTGGAGCAAGGACAACAGGTGCAGCAGGCAATGAGTGGCTGGGTTAGCCATAAATTGGGTCTTCAGTTCAGGTAGAGGATAAGTTGACAAGCGTCTCATTCGTGCTATCCTCTTTCTGGCTTGAGGAGCAAGGATGTCGGCGCCGGCACAGATACGTCGGCACGTTTTTTATCTCCAGGCAAGGAGCAGTGCGTATGGTGTCCACACTTCGTCTTTCCACCGACGAATTGGCGTTTGCGTTGCTGTTGAGCGATCAGCCTGTTGCGGCTCAGCAGGTGTTGGTGAGCAGCATCGGGCGCGAGTTGAGCAAGGAGGAAGCGCAAGGCCGGTTGTCGGCGGCGGGGAATGCGCTCTTTGGTCAGGGATTAGTTGATATTCGAGACGATGGATCAATTGTTTCCTCACCGGTTTTGACAGAAGTCAGTCTCGTTCTCACCCGGGCTGCTGCTACGCTGCGTTTTACATTATCGGCGCCGACCGGTCAGCGCGCGCTCTCGTATCATTTTCTCGATGATGCCATCTATGAGCACTGGGTAGATCGCGGCGTGGCTCACGTGGTGTCGCGAGTGAGTGAAGACGCGATTATGGAGGGGTGTGTTGCGTTTTTTAATCTTAGCGATCTGCAAGAGATTGCAGTGGCAACCGGAATGCTTCCCGACGCCGTCTTTCGCCAGGCGTTACGCCAGCACGATGTAACCGCGACAATTGGTTTGTTGCGTGACTATGGAATAGCTGAAGACACCGGCATGCTGCTAGCGGAAGATATGGTCCATACGCAAGCAATCGGCGATATGCTGGCCATTTACTATCATGGTGACAATCGCGCGCCGATGTCGGACGAGGGCTGCCTTGTGGTATTAGGGCAGCAGCGCTTCTGGCTCTTCCAACCGGTGAAACAAGGTGAGGATGTCCAGGTGATGTTACTGCCTGGCACAATCGACTCGGTGCGTGAGCAGGTACAGCGCCTGACGCGCGTTTGCCGGCAGATTGCAGCACGAGAAGCAGCGGTGGCGAGGACGGGAAAGGAATAAACGAACAGGGCGCCCTGCTGCTCAAGTAGCCAGCGCATGGCTGCAAGGCTCCACGTGAGCGTTGTGGAACGTGTATTTGAGAACTTGTCTCTGAGGTGCAATTTGGGAGGACGCCAGCAGTGGGGTAGGCGCAGGCAATCCCTGCGTCTACCCCTGTTGACTTTTTGATTCATACTCTTCGCAGCGCAGGTACAACGTCAATCCGATGCTCGCCATTCTCGTCGGGCAGGATTGCCACAGCATAGACGCCATCGTCGGAAATGAGATCGGATGCAACGCCGTCATCGCGCAGCATTGCGGGATGGAGCCGCCCATTTGGTGTATTTGACCGTCTCGCTCATATGATCTATTATAGAAAGACAGCCAGGTTATCGGTGGTGTATGAGCGTAAAAGCATATGCAACAAGAATCCCTAACATTCAATGGCTTTATCAGTAATGTCCACTACACGGCGTGCCTGGCAGCAGAGTTGCCAGAGTATGACTTTAATGAATTTGACATTAACAAGGTCAAGCCTTGCGGTAAGATCATTGTACCTGATGGTGCGTTAGCGTATACAAAATGGGTGTCTCCCAAACGAACACGTAGTTACCCTTTCGCACGACTGTACGATATTTTGAATGCTCCAAAACGGATTACGGTTATTCCTGTGCTCAAGGATGAAGGGGCTGATGGCGATCTCGACAGAATTCAGTACTCAACAATATCCTGGATGAACCTGCTCGACATCTATATCATTCTCGCATATTATAATAGTGCGGAAAAGAACCAGAGAGAAGGTCAAACCGGGAAGAACAAAATTAGTAGACAAATGTTTGCGTCCGAATGCGTGAAAGAACAGATTGACGAAGTGATGAAATATAAAAACAGCGCACTTCACTGGAATTTCTATGTCATGGAGACAAGATTTGTTGATATTTATAACAAGGCGCTGAATAGCTATGAAGAAATATCATGCAGAACGGGCGTGTCGATGCATAATAGCACGATCCAGAAAGATTACTTGAACAAGATAACGAACGATTTTGAGGAGTTTAAGGGACTACCACTTAGTGGCTCAAAAGGCGCTTCCTTAAGAGAGGTTCGTACAACTCATATTAATGAACATCTCGCCGATGGCTCCAAAGCAAGACTTAATATCAGAAACTATCTTGGCGGAGTTTATTACCTGACCGCTGATGAGGTTATCAATGATGGAAGTAGATATGTTATCCAGGAGTCAAAGAATGCTACAAAGCGATCTTTGCCTTCCCTTGATGATATTAAGGATGGGATTTTCAAGCTTGCACTATTTTCAAATATCGATGCACTAATGCTCGAAGATCGGAAGGTGGAATTTTCAGTTCGTCTTAAGTTAACGGGTAAAGGATTGTGCGAAACAATCATGATTCCATGTAGTAATTGCGAATTGGAACAGTTTCTTGCCAGAAACACATTTACTGGAAGGGAAAAAGAGATCATTCGAAAATTACAAGTCGAATGCTTTTATAATCCCAGACTTCATGTTCAGATAGGTCCGAACCAGTGAAAGCAATGATTAGAAGTCCACTGCGCTATCCTGGCGGAAAGTCGCGCGCAATACAGCGCATGCTTTATCTGATACCTGATTCATTCGATGAGTATCGTGAGCCGTTTGTAGGCGGCGGTTCATTCTTTATCTTGCTGAGGCAAAAGTACCCTGATGTAAAGATGTGGATCAATGATCTCAATACTGAGTTGTTCTACTTCTGGAAATGTGCTCAGGAAGACTCCGCCAGACTGGCGCGTGAAGTTATGAAGATAAAGGTGGAGCGAGCAAACGGTAGGGAACTTTTTTATGAATTGCTGGGAATGGATACGTCTAAGATGAGCGAGTTTGAGCGAGCAGTGAGGTTCTTTGTTCTAAACCGTATTACATTTTCTGGAGTGGTTGAAGCAGGAGGCTATTCTGAAGGAGCTTTTATTGGAAGATTTACAAGGTCTTCAATAGAGCGATTGGCTTTGCTAGGTGAAATTCTGGAAGGTGTCAGGATTACCAATTCAGATTATAAAGATTTGTTGCAAGACGGTGATCAAAGGGTTTTTACCTTCCTGGATCCGCCTTACTTTGCAGCAACAAAATCAAGGCTGTATGGAAAGAACGGCATGCTCCACGAAATCTTCGATCATTTCGAGTTTGCTGAACAGATGAAGAAGTGTCGGCACTCATGGTTGATTACATACGACGACTCCCCAGAGATTCGTCAAAATTTTCATTTTGCATATATGCACCGTTGGGAACTACAGTATGGAATGAACAATTATAAGCAGCGCAAAGCCGAAAAAGGCGCTGAGTTGTTTCTCTCCAACTATCCGCTTCCGATTGGTCAGGAAGCATCACCCGCCCTGCCGGACAGCGTGTTCATCCAGCGCTCTCTGTGGTGATCCCGCAGTGCGGCGCCGCAACGCTGTACCTGACCGTCCCGCCGGTCGAGTTGGCGATGGCTCAAGGGGTGATCGCGCCTCTCTTCACCGTGCCGCCGCCGGCATCGATGGCGGCGCTTCGCCGGTGCGCAGCAGCCGGATGGCGTAGAACAACTGGTTGTCGGCGCAGGTCGTCGCTCCCGGCGGCGGCTGGCGGTCGCCGACACACAGGGTTTGCGTGGCAGGGTCTTCGGCATAAGGAATGACGTACTGCGGCGTAATGCCAACCTTGTCGATTTCGGTGCGCGCCGGGGTGAGCCAGTGCGCGAACGTGATTCGCGCACTGCTGCCATCGCTCAGGTGGTAGATGTTCTGCACCGATCCCTTGCCGAAGGTTTTCTCGCCGATCAGCGTCACGTTCGGACGACTGTCACGCAATGCGCCAGCGACGATCTCGCTGGCGCTGGCGGAACTGCCATTGACCAGCACGACGATGGGGACATCGAAGGCGCGAATATCACCGCCAACGGTGCGGATTTCGGTGATTTCCCCTTTGCTGTTCTGCTCGTAGAGCGCGACCCCATTGTAGAGCCGCCCGAGCACGGCACGCGCCTGGTCGAGGAAGCCGCCGGGGTTGTTGCGCATATCGAGGACGATGCCGTTTGGCGCTTGCGGAAGCAACTCGCGCAGCGCCTGGTCGAATTCGGGGACGGTATTGGCTTTGAACTCGATAATGCGAATATAGGCAATTCCGCCATCGACCAGTTGGGCTTCGACGCCGGGCACCACGATGTCGGCGCGCGTCAGAGTGATGTCGAACACCTGGTCGTCCGGTTGCCGCCGGATAGTCAGGCGCACCTGCGTACCCGCCTGCCCGCGGATTTTCGATGCGACCTTGACAGCCGCTTCGTTCACGTCGAGACCGGCAATCATCGGCGCGACCGGTTCGCCGTCAATCGCCACGATCTCGTCGTCCTGTTTGAGACCGGCGGCTTCGGCTGGCGCTCCTTTGATTGGCTTGTAGAGAAATGCGCGCCCGTCGGTGATCCGTAGATAGGTGCCGATGCCTCCCATTCGCCCCTGCATGTGCTCATTCGTCTGTGATGCCAGCTCCGGTTCCTGATAGACGGTGTACGGATCGTCGAGCGATGCCAGCATGCCGGTGATGGCGCCGCGGATCATGCGGGTGTGGTTGATCTTGTCGCGCTGATAGAACTCGGTCTCGACCAGGTTCCACACTTCCCAGAAGACGCGGAACTGCTGCCGGAGCGATGGCGGCGTTTCCTGATTGGCAACCAATCCTGGACCGATCGCCGGAACCAGGCGCGTGAGCGAGATGCTGTCGGCAAAAATGGTCGCGCTGACCCAACCGCCGGCGAACCCCGCTAGCAGGAACAGACTTGCAGCGGCAAGACGACGAAGGAACCGAAAACGGAAGGCCATGGCGAAACTCCTGGATGCCCGATGGATGGTGTGAGTGCGATATGATCCTCGGTGCTGGCGCCCGGTCACGTAAGGGCAGGTCTGAGATGAGGGCAGGTCTGAGACCTGCCCCGACTAGCCCCGACTCTGGCTGCTCCCCGTAAGGGCAGGTCTGAGACCTGCCCCGACTAGCCCCGACTAGCCCCGACTAGCCCCGACTCTGGCTGCTCCCCGTAAGGGCAGGTCTGAGACCTGCCCCGACTAGCCCCGACTAGCCCCGACTAGCCCCGACTAGCCCCGACTCTGGTCGCTCCCCGTAAGGGCAGGTCTGAGACCTGCCCCGACTGACCCCGACTCTGGCCGCTCCCCGTAAGGGCAGGTCTGAGACCTGCCCCGACTGGCCCCGACTCTGGCCCCGACTAGCCCCGACTGGCCCCGACACCGGCGTCCCCGGCAGCGCACCATCATCCAATCTCATACATAATGATCGCTATAGCCGCAATGGGTGCGGTTTCAGCGCGCAGCGTGCGCGGACCAAGCGACACGATCATGATACCATGTCGTTCAGCCCATTGGCGTTCATCGTTGGTCAATCCGCCCTCTGGTCCGCTGAAGATGCCCAGCGCCGCCGGTGATGTGTCGCGGCGTAGCGCGTGGAGCGCCCCGGCAAGCGGCGTGGCGTTGTCGCCTTCCCATAGAAGCAGTGCAGGGGAATGGAGCGTAAACTGTGTGCATGCTTCGTTGAACGTCAGGGAAGGCGCCAAGCGCGGAAGCCGTCCGCGCCGCGATTGTTCGGCTGCCTCGCGGATAATCCGCCGCCAGCGCGCAAGACGGCGCTCGTCGGGAGCAGCGTCGATGCTGCGCGCACATACGGTTGGAACAAACGCTGCTACCCCCAGTTCGACCCCTTTCTGCAACGCCCACTCGAACCGCTCCGCCCGGATGAGCGGCAGGTAGACGGTCAGCGCAAGGCGCGGTTCGCCGCCTGCAACTTCGCGCGACTCGATCACACCGTTCACCGTCCCGCGCCGATCAACTGTTTCCAACATGACAGTGTACTGCCACCCCTCGCCATCGAGCAAAACGACGCGCTCACCGCGCCCCAACCGCAACACGTTTGCCAGTTGATGTCCCAGTTCGGGATCGAACAGACGCACCCGTTCCGTGTCGAATGCCGCAGGATCGACAAAGAAACGATACGTGTTGCTCTGAACAGTATCACGCGAACGGCGAGGCATGCGTTACGGTTTGCGATGCACCAATGCCACCCAGTCGCCTTCCTGGCGGCGGAAAACTGCTTCGAGACCAGCAGCGGCATAGGCGGCGACCACATCGGGTTCGCGATCGGCAATGATCCCCGAACTGATCAGAAGACCGCCAGGGCGCAGCGCCACCGCACAATCGGGAGCGACCGCCGCGAGAACCCTGGCGATAATATTGGCGACAATTACATCGAACTGTGGCGGTGTGTCGGAAGGCAATGACACCGGCAGCAGCGACGGTGGTTCAGCATGACCTTCAGCATCGGGACGCAGCCAGTGCCCGAAAGACGCGCCACGCCCCAGACTGCCCTCAGCAACCACAATCCTGTCCGCCACATGGTTCAGCGCCGCATTCGCCCGGGTCGCCTCCACCGCAATCGGGTCGGTGTCGAGCGCCAATACTCGCGCAGCCCCCAACCGTGCAGCGGCAATCGCAAGAATGCCGGAGCCGCACCCCAGATCGAGCACGCACATCTCTGGTGTGACGTACTGTTCCAACGCAATCAGACACAACTGCGTCGTCGGATGAAGACCGGTGCCAAACGCCATGCCAGGGTCGAGGCGCACGACCAGATCGTCCGGCAGCGGCTGGTAATCCAGCCAGGACGGCACGATAACAATGCGCGCTCCGATTCGCTGAATGGTGTAATACTGCTTCCAGGCGTTCGCCCAGTCTTCCTCTTCAATTCGCCGAACCTGGAGCGGACCG
This region includes:
- a CDS encoding WXG100 family type VII secretion target, with the protein product MLIGADIDQLYTTIALFRRSRAEMSDTFQRARQAMQAMQNSPWSGQNRQQAEAVWEQIQTQFASVIDELEGLTARTERFANNLAEAGRSFYDPARINTSDTIGKVLKYAEVGADIIQKLKKIIVGSKYIREIKLVREGLQIVHGSTYPKQLILKGSHEVFEMAFLNPHLRHLKGEWKNIAQKLVLDPTKNATKDAVSDALKVLPLDFALNVASNASDNWEAYKGDPQHWQKAVVGTAIDATVDTALSAAGTVVGTAVGGAVGGALLGAISGGTLAPLGVAIGARVGGFAGGWAAERVSECLKEQDWYKDLKKVGVQKGADFIDQSVQTAQQTMESVAQEGQRVLEQTQEKVAAIADKSQQLLEQGQQVQQAMSGWVSHKLGLQFR
- a CDS encoding choice-of-anchor X domain-containing protein, whose translation is MLRDDGVASDLISDDGVYAVAILPDENGEHRIDVVPALRRV
- a CDS encoding DNA adenine methylase: MIRSPLRYPGGKSRAIQRMLYLIPDSFDEYREPFVGGGSFFILLRQKYPDVKMWINDLNTELFYFWKCAQEDSARLAREVMKIKVERANGRELFYELLGMDTSKMSEFERAVRFFVLNRITFSGVVEAGGYSEGAFIGRFTRSSIERLALLGEILEGVRITNSDYKDLLQDGDQRVFTFLDPPYFAATKSRLYGKNGMLHEIFDHFEFAEQMKKCRHSWLITYDDSPEIRQNFHFAYMHRWELQYGMNNYKQRKAEKGAELFLSNYPLPIGQEASPALPDSVFIQRSLW
- a CDS encoding S41 family peptidase; this translates as MAFRFRFLRRLAAASLFLLAGFAGGWVSATIFADSISLTRLVPAIGPGLVANQETPPSLRQQFRVFWEVWNLVETEFYQRDKINHTRMIRGAITGMLASLDDPYTVYQEPELASQTNEHMQGRMGGIGTYLRITDGRAFLYKPIKGAPAEAAGLKQDDEIVAIDGEPVAPMIAGLDVNEAAVKVASKIRGQAGTQVRLTIRRQPDDQVFDITLTRADIVVPGVEAQLVDGGIAYIRIIEFKANTVPEFDQALRELLPQAPNGIVLDMRNNPGGFLDQARAVLGRLYNGVALYEQNSKGEITEIRTVGGDIRAFDVPIVVLVNGSSASASEIVAGALRDSRPNVTLIGEKTFGKGSVQNIYHLSDGSSARITFAHWLTPARTEIDKVGITPQYVIPYAEDPATQTLCVGDRQPPPGATTCADNQLFYAIRLLRTGEAPPSMPAAAR
- a CDS encoding 16S rRNA (uracil(1498)-N(3))-methyltransferase → MPRRSRDTVQSNTYRFFVDPAAFDTERVRLFDPELGHQLANVLRLGRGERVVLLDGEGWQYTVMLETVDRRGTVNGVIESREVAGGEPRLALTVYLPLIRAERFEWALQKGVELGVAAFVPTVCARSIDAAPDERRLARWRRIIREAAEQSRRGRLPRLAPSLTFNEACTQFTLHSPALLLWEGDNATPLAGALHALRRDTSPAALGIFSGPEGGLTNDERQWAERHGIMIVSLGPRTLRAETAPIAAIAIIMYEIG
- a CDS encoding 50S ribosomal protein L11 methyltransferase, encoding MESDGQTKPVTWLELSVSCESEAVEPVSELLARYGYNGGVAIEPPIIPGDDGPEYRYDPVRPATVRTYLALDDTAEETRARIEQGLWLLGMIRPVGPLQVRRIEEEDWANAWKQYYTIQRIGARIVIVPSWLDYQPLPDDLVVRLDPGMAFGTGLHPTTQLCLIALEQYVTPEMCVLDLGCGSGILAIAAARLGAARVLALDTDPIAVEATRANAALNHVADRIVVAEGSLGRGASFGHWLRPDAEGHAEPPSLLPVSLPSDTPPQFDVIVANIIARVLAAVAPDCAVALRPGGLLISSGIIADREPDVVAAYAAAGLEAVFRRQEGDWVALVHRKP